Proteins from a genomic interval of Harpia harpyja isolate bHarHar1 chromosome 9, bHarHar1 primary haplotype, whole genome shotgun sequence:
- the APRT gene encoding adenine phosphoribosyltransferase isoform X3: protein MVFERPDPASEERRDPPSCFFTRLLDAKGPVGALGSSSCDISPLLKDPAAFRALLDLLEDHLRASFPQIDFIAGLDSRGFLIGPSLAQRLGIGFVLVRKKGKLPGPTESVSYDLEYGKAHGHGVCFPLFQLNLKSRVMLWNRDKK from the exons ATGGTGTTTGAGAGGCCTGATCCTGCatcagaggagaggagagatcccCCCAGCTGCTTCTTCACCCGGCTGCTGGATGCAAAGGGACCGGTGGGAGCCCTCGGCAGCTCGTCCTG CGATATCAGCCCTTTGCTGAAGGATcctgcagctttcagggctttgcttgATCTTCTGGAAGATCATTTGAGGGCGTCTTTCCCCCAAATCGACTTTATCGCAG GCCTGGACTCCCGTGGCTTCCTCATAGGCCCCTCTCTGGCTCAGAGACTGGGGATCGGCTTCGTGCTGGTACGGAAAAAGGGGAAGCTTCCCGGTCCGACCGAGTCTGTCTCCTACGACCTTGAGTATGGCAAG GCGCATGGACATGGAGTGTGTTTCCCACTCTTTCA GCTGAACTTGAAATCCAGAGTGATGCTGTGGAACCGGGACAAAAAGTAG
- the CDT1 gene encoding DNA replication factor Cdt1, with amino-acid sequence MAQLRLTDFFSRTKAATGAPVKRDGGRRLKAGLAGPPVHREVKEEEEEDGAPVGLSAHPPPLPGSPRTPARGGSPVVRRLAGRKRSRREMETEPSVGARPGEPSGKSARKRLELHRDAEPGQPAAAASPSPPATARPLMPPSLDLAADPPASTTRSPGRGQDGGTQPGTAPPGTTRRLQQEDLAGLRCRLRRVKTLAQLPPIPAGASADLRSRLERVRQLELRIREKKAGRGATLGAQPSRDAGVAAPAAEAGEKAPAYQRFHTLAQDQPPGLTLPYKFKVLAEMFRSVDTIAGMLFNRAETITFAKVKQGVQDMMRKQFEERHVGQIKAVYPTSYRLRQEKNIPTFGNSVKKSDYQLTLEPVLGEEEKVDGRPHLSASRLLERRKEFNRNLVNIVKQHHKAFLAALSPPMVVPEEKLTRWHPRFKVDEVPDISPAELPQPPQEDRLTTAQEVLSTARGMLTPKMEKALANLALRTAEAGAGEPVVSKAPSPASTSSALKGVSQALLERIRAKEAQKLQALMTRDPQQEERLAMLGRLPAMARILRNVFVAEKKQALTMEVACARMADSYDAQMPPGEMEKHLRLFAELLPDWVGIHAIRTDTYIKLDKGKDLGLVTERLTKAAKEAEVL; translated from the exons ATGGCCCAGCTCCGCCTCACCGACTTCTTCAGCCGCACGAAGGCGGCTACCGGAGCCCCGGTTAAGCGCGACGGCGGCCGCCGGCTCAAGGCCGGCCTTGCCGGTCCCCCGGTACACcgggaggtgaaggaagaggaggaggaggatggtgccCCGGTGGGGCTCAGCGCCcacccgccgccgctgcccggctCGCCGCGTACCCCGGCCCGCGGCGGCTCCCCGGTGGTGCGGCGGCTGGCGGGTAGGAAACGGAGCCGGCGGGAGATGGAAACGGAACCGTCGGTcggggcccggcccggggagccGAGCGGGAAGTCGGCGCGGAAGAGGCTGGAGCTGCACCGGGATGCGGAACCGGGACAGCCGGCCGCG GCCGCCAGCCCCTCGCCTCCGGCCACTGCTCGTCCCCTGATGCCACCCTCGCTGGACCTGGCAGCGGAccccccagccagcaccacccgctccccgggccggggACAGGATGGGGGGACACAGCCCGGCACAGCCCCCCCAGGGACAACCAGGCGCCTGCAGCAG gAGGACCTGGCCGGGCTGCGGTGCCGCCTGCGGAGGGTGAAGACGCTGGCCCAGCTGCCACCCATCCCCGCCGGGGCCAGCGCCGACCTGCGGAGCCGTCTGGAGCGAGTGCGGCAACTGGAGCTGCGGATCCGTGAGAAGAAAGCGGGAAGAGGAGCCACGCTGGGAGCGCAGCCATCCAGGGACGCTGGGGTGGCAGCTCCTGCGGCAGAGGCCGG CGAGAAGGCCCCCGCGTACCAGCGGTTCCACACCCTCGCGCAGGACCAGCCCCCGGGGCTCACGCTGCCCTACAAGTTCAAGGTGCTGGCGGAGATGTTCCGCAGCGTGGACACCATCGCCGGGATGCTCTTCAACCGTGCTGAGACCATCACCTTTGCGAAGGTCAAGCAGGGGGTGCAGGACATGATGCGCAA GCAGTTTGAGGAGCGGCACGTGGGGCAGATCAAGGCGGTATACCCCACCTCGTACAGGCTGCGCCAGGAGAAGAACATCCCCACCTTTGGCAACAGCGTCAAGAAGTCTGACTACCAGCTTACGCTGGAGCCAGTGCTGGGGGAAG AGGAGAAAGTGGATGGCCGCCCGCACTTGTCGGCGTCGCGCTTGCTGGAGCGCAGGAAGGAGTTCAACCGCAACCTGGTGAACATCGTCAAGCAGCACCACAAG GCATTCCTGGCTGCCCTCAGCCCTCCCATGGTGGTGCCAGAGGAGAAACTGACCCGCTGGCATCCCCGCTTCAAAGTGGACGAGGTGCCGGACATCAGCCCGGCGGAGCTGCCGCAGCCGCCCCAGGAGGACAGGCTTACCACGGCTCAGGAGGTGCTGAGCACGGCGCGGGGGATGCTGACCCCCAAG ATGGAAAAAGCTCTTGCCAACCTGGCCTTGAGAACTGCTGAAGCCGGTGCGGGGGAACCGGTGGTTTCCAAAGCACCGTCCCCTGCCAGCACCTCCAGTGCTCTGAAAGGGGTGTCCCAGGCTCTGCTCGAGAGG ATCCGGGCGAAGGAGGCGCAGAAGCTGCAGGCGCTGATGACACGGGACCCGCAGCAGGAGGAGCGGCTGGCCATGCTGGGGCGGCTGCCGGCCATGGCCCGCATCTTGCGCAACGTCTTCGTGGCCGAGAAGAAGCAGGCGCTGACCATGGAGGTGGCTTGTGCCCGCATGGCTGACAGCTACGATGCACAGATGCCTCCCG GCGAGATGGAGAAACACTTGCGCCTCTTCGCAGAGCTGCTGCCCGACTGGGTAGGGATCCACGCCATCAGGACGGATACCTACATCAAACTGGACAAAGGGAAGGACCTCGGCCTCGTCACGGAGAGGCTCACCAAGGCGGCAAAGGAGGCAGAAGTCCTCTGA
- the APRT gene encoding adenine phosphoribosyltransferase isoform X2: MTQERLRLVRQRLRSFPDFPVPGVLFRDISPLLKDPAAFRALLDLLEDHLRASFPQIDFIAGLDSRGFLIGPSLAQRLGIGFVLVRKKGKLPGPTESVSYDLEYGKAELEIQSDAVEPGQKVVIVDDLLATGGTMCAACELMKRLKAEVLECLVVIELKFLKGSEKLKSIPFYSLLQYD, encoded by the exons ATGACCCAGGAACGGCTGCGGCTCGTCCGGCAACGGCTGCGCTCCTTCCCAGACTTCCCGGTGCCCGGCGTGCTTTTCCG CGATATCAGCCCTTTGCTGAAGGATcctgcagctttcagggctttgcttgATCTTCTGGAAGATCATTTGAGGGCGTCTTTCCCCCAAATCGACTTTATCGCAG GCCTGGACTCCCGTGGCTTCCTCATAGGCCCCTCTCTGGCTCAGAGACTGGGGATCGGCTTCGTGCTGGTACGGAAAAAGGGGAAGCTTCCCGGTCCGACCGAGTCTGTCTCCTACGACCTTGAGTATGGCAAG GCTGAACTTGAAATCCAGAGTGATGCTGTGGAACCGGGACAAAAAGTAGTTATTGTAGATGACTTGCTTGCAACTGGAG GTACCATGTGTGCAGCCTGTGAGCTGATGAAGAGGCTGAAGGCTGAAGTCCTGGAGTGCCTGGTGGTCATAGAGTTAAAATTCCTGAAAGGGTCGGAAAAGCTCAAATCCATCCCTTTCTACTCTCTGCTGCAGTatgactga
- the APRT gene encoding adenine phosphoribosyltransferase isoform X1, producing MVFERPDPASEERRDPPSCFFTRLLDAKGPVGALGSSSCDISPLLKDPAAFRALLDLLEDHLRASFPQIDFIAGLDSRGFLIGPSLAQRLGIGFVLVRKKGKLPGPTESVSYDLEYGKAELEIQSDAVEPGQKVVIVDDLLATGGTMCAACELMKRLKAEVLECLVVIELKFLKGSEKLKSIPFYSLLQYD from the exons ATGGTGTTTGAGAGGCCTGATCCTGCatcagaggagaggagagatcccCCCAGCTGCTTCTTCACCCGGCTGCTGGATGCAAAGGGACCGGTGGGAGCCCTCGGCAGCTCGTCCTG CGATATCAGCCCTTTGCTGAAGGATcctgcagctttcagggctttgcttgATCTTCTGGAAGATCATTTGAGGGCGTCTTTCCCCCAAATCGACTTTATCGCAG GCCTGGACTCCCGTGGCTTCCTCATAGGCCCCTCTCTGGCTCAGAGACTGGGGATCGGCTTCGTGCTGGTACGGAAAAAGGGGAAGCTTCCCGGTCCGACCGAGTCTGTCTCCTACGACCTTGAGTATGGCAAG GCTGAACTTGAAATCCAGAGTGATGCTGTGGAACCGGGACAAAAAGTAGTTATTGTAGATGACTTGCTTGCAACTGGAG GTACCATGTGTGCAGCCTGTGAGCTGATGAAGAGGCTGAAGGCTGAAGTCCTGGAGTGCCTGGTGGTCATAGAGTTAAAATTCCTGAAAGGGTCGGAAAAGCTCAAATCCATCCCTTTCTACTCTCTGCTGCAGTatgactga